From one Candidatus Amarolinea dominans genomic stretch:
- the hisE gene encoding phosphoribosyl-ATP diphosphatase: MGQVIEDLFAVIEARKANPPAGSYTAQLFAKGENEMLKKMGEEMVEVIVAAKGETTERVIYELADVVYHTLVFLAARGLSWGDIEAELARRFGNPKPQASD; this comes from the coding sequence ATGGGTCAGGTAATTGAAGATTTGTTCGCGGTGATCGAGGCGCGTAAGGCGAATCCGCCGGCTGGCTCTTACACGGCGCAGTTGTTCGCCAAAGGCGAAAATGAGATGCTCAAGAAGATGGGCGAGGAGATGGTGGAGGTGATTGTGGCCGCCAAAGGCGAGACTACCGAGCGGGTGATCTACGAATTGGCCGATGTGGTCTATCACACACTGGTTTTTCTGGCGGCCCGCGGCCTGTCCTGGGGGGACATCGAGGCGGAGCTGGCGCGGCGTTTTGGCAACCCCAAACCGCAGGCGAGCGATTGA